From the genome of Flavobacterium sediminis:
CATTATAGTGAACTCTTACAAAATCAATCATAATCTTGATTTTTGAGTTCGACCTAAATATGAATTTATTTCATCTTCTATTTCTTCAGTAGAAATTGACTTGCTATTCAAAACCCAATTATCAAGTTCTGACTTTTTGAAATAAATTTTTTTTCCTCCAGGATTATAAAAAGGAATTTCCTTTTTGCTGGTCATTTTATACAACGCAGATTTTGATAAACATAAATAATCTGCACCCTCATCAAGAGTTAAAATTTCTTTACCTAAAGCATATTGTCTCTTTAATAATGCTTCAATTTCATTTAGTTTTTGGAATAAGTCCATAATCTTAAAAAATTATGGAAAAGCGCTTTTCCTGTTATTACTGAAGCAAAGTAAGCGCATAAAAAAACCCTTATTTCTACAGTGTAATAAGGGTGTAAGACAAAATGTAAGGTAAAGTGTAAGACACTTATTCTAAATATTTTTCAGTAAGCTTATTTATTAATAAATCTATATCACTTTTCAATCTGGTGTTTTCAATATTTCCTCTTGATAATGCGGTATATAAATCTGATGATTTGATAAGCTTATTTTGTTTATTATAAAATTGTTGACTTTTTTCAATGGTAAGAGGATTCAAATTATCAAAAAACACTTCAATTGATTTTAAGTAGTAAGCAATAAAAGGATTTGATTTTGTAAACTTCAATTTCAAATCATTCTCACTTTCCTTATAAACCAAAATACTCAAAAAATCATCCTCTGATAATTCCTCTGAATCAAACATTTCAATTTCTTCTGACTTTGTATATAAATCTATAAAAAGTTCTATTCTTAAATTTCTTTTTGGTTTAAAATCAGATTTACTAACGTCATCGCCTTCAATAATAATTCTATATAATTTATGATTTATATTTAATGATTTGTATTTTGAGTACAATACTGATACAATATTATTTACTGAATGGCAAATTAATTCAAATTCATGTTTCTTTAAATCTTCTGCTTTTAAATAATAATTGAACAAAGTATCTAATTGTTGAATTAAATAATTCTTAAAATCAGTTTGTTGAGAGTTATTATGCACTATTTCCAAACCAGCAGTAGAATAATAATCACTTACAACTTTACTATATTTTGGAAAATCCATTTGATAACTCATGTCTTTTTTC
Proteins encoded in this window:
- a CDS encoding helix-turn-helix transcriptional regulator gives rise to the protein MDLFQKLNEIEALLKRQYALGKEILTLDEGADYLCLSKSALYKMTSKKEIPFYNPGGKKIYFKKSELDNWVLNSKSISTEEIEDEINSYLGRTQKSRL